Proteins from one Salinispora arenicola genomic window:
- the metF gene encoding methylenetetrahydrofolate reductase [NAD(P)H]: MALGLPSILPNPQPAIGELIRDRRPTFSFEFMPPKTAQGERLLWQAIRELESLRPSFVSITYGAGGSTRDTTVAVTERVATETTLLPMAHLTAVNHSVAELRHVIGRLAAAGVRNVLAVRGDPPGDPTGEWIPHPDGVHYAEDLVRLVRDSGDFSVGVAAFPYKHPRSPDAATDTAYFVRKCRAGADFAITQMFFDADEYLRLRDRVVAAGSDTPIIPGVMPVTKISTIERSAQLSGAPFPPALAARFERVADDPEAVRRLGVEQASEMCRRLLDEGVPGIHFITFNRSTATREIWRNLRSGDTE; this comes from the coding sequence GTGGCGCTTGGTCTTCCATCGATTCTCCCCAATCCGCAGCCGGCGATCGGGGAGCTGATTCGCGACCGCCGGCCGACCTTCTCCTTCGAGTTCATGCCGCCAAAGACAGCGCAGGGTGAGCGGCTGCTCTGGCAGGCGATCCGGGAGCTGGAGTCGCTGCGCCCGTCGTTCGTCTCGATCACCTACGGCGCGGGTGGCTCAACCCGGGACACGACCGTCGCGGTCACCGAGCGGGTCGCCACCGAGACCACACTGCTGCCGATGGCGCACCTGACCGCGGTCAACCACTCGGTGGCCGAGCTGCGTCATGTGATTGGGCGGCTGGCCGCCGCGGGTGTGCGTAACGTGCTCGCCGTGCGCGGTGATCCGCCCGGCGATCCCACCGGCGAGTGGATTCCGCACCCGGACGGCGTGCACTACGCGGAGGATCTGGTCCGCTTGGTCCGCGATTCCGGTGACTTCAGCGTCGGTGTCGCCGCTTTTCCGTACAAACACCCCCGCTCGCCCGACGCCGCTACCGATACGGCGTATTTCGTCCGTAAGTGCCGGGCCGGCGCGGATTTTGCGATCACCCAGATGTTCTTCGACGCCGACGAATACCTGCGGCTGCGGGACCGAGTGGTCGCGGCAGGCAGTGACACGCCGATCATCCCGGGTGTGATGCCGGTAACGAAGATCAGCACAATCGAGCGGTCGGCGCAGCTCTCCGGTGCGCCCTTCCCACCAGCTCTGGCCGCGCGTTTCGAGCGGGTCGCGGACGACCCGGAGGCGGTCCGCCGACTCGGTGTCGAGCAGGCCAGTGAGATGTGTCGGCGGCTGCTGGACGAGGGCGTTCCCGGCATCCACTTCATCACCTTCAACCGGTCCACGGCGACCCGGGAGATCTGGCGGAACCTGCGATCCGGCGACACTGAGTAG
- a CDS encoding CDP-alcohol phosphatidyltransferase family protein — MVGTQLNWDQYATAWARLHGGFDPRAAAPPVRAWLRLAYHVGYVLGRLRVTPTTVTVVGVLLCFGVPLVATRPQDGPFLGALLVLLASVADSVDGAVAVVSNRTTRLGYVYDSVADRLGEVAWLVAFWLLGAPGALVAAGGGLSWLHEYVRARATSAGMREIGAVTVGERPTRVAVAIVGLLLAGLAGLVEPDLAAGTITMATAVWVLLAGFGLGQLLAAVRGALIDVD; from the coding sequence GTGGTGGGCACACAGCTGAACTGGGACCAGTACGCCACGGCGTGGGCACGTCTGCATGGTGGGTTCGATCCGCGTGCCGCCGCCCCACCTGTCCGCGCCTGGCTACGCCTCGCCTACCACGTGGGCTATGTGCTGGGTCGGCTACGGGTCACCCCGACCACGGTGACCGTTGTCGGGGTGTTGCTCTGCTTCGGAGTGCCACTGGTCGCGACACGCCCGCAGGACGGCCCCTTCCTCGGCGCACTGCTCGTGCTGCTCGCCTCGGTGGCGGACAGCGTTGACGGCGCTGTGGCGGTGGTGAGCAACCGCACCACGCGGCTCGGGTACGTCTACGACTCGGTGGCTGACCGGCTCGGTGAGGTGGCCTGGCTGGTCGCGTTCTGGCTGCTCGGCGCGCCGGGTGCGCTGGTGGCCGCCGGCGGCGGGCTCTCCTGGCTGCACGAGTACGTCCGCGCGCGGGCGACGTCCGCCGGGATGCGGGAGATCGGCGCGGTGACCGTAGGCGAGCGGCCGACCCGGGTTGCGGTGGCAATCGTCGGCCTGTTGCTGGCCGGGCTGGCCGGGTTGGTCGAGCCGGACCTGGCCGCAGGCACCATCACCATGGCGACCGCGGTCTGGGTGCTGCTGGCCGGCTTCGGTCTCGGGCAACTGCTGGCCGCTGTCCGAGGCGCACTGATCGACGTCGACTGA
- a CDS encoding phytoene desaturase family protein translates to MARIVVVGAGVGGLATAARLATTGHEVTVLEQGDTVGGKLGRYVHDTPAGPFHFDTGPSLLTLPQVFHDLFEATGAKLDEYLDPVPLDPIVRHVFARGGPTVDSCADPDEFATRVGAAFGERAAAEWRRLWRRAERVWRASERDVLRRRVDSPRDLAVLAWRLGDLAAIGPGRTLRGLGRAHLSDPRLRMLLDRYATYAGTDPRRAPAALVAVPYAELTFGGWYLRGGLASLADALLTRCLDLGVVVRTGVRVTRIDATGGRVHGVRLADATAPVPADVVVSNVDALTLYRDLLPTPRRLATLTDRSLAGFVLLLGVRGDSGLAHHNVFFPDAYDAEFDAVFGAPGRGIRARPAPDPTVFVTVAADETVRPAGHEAWFVLVNAARQGTAAGAVDWRRPGLAEAYADRILDVLAARGVDVRDRLLFREVRTPADLEATADTPGGAIYGTAGGLLRPPNRGPARGLWLVGGSCHPGGGLPMVALSAQIVADSIGPAW, encoded by the coding sequence ATGGCGCGGATCGTGGTCGTCGGCGCCGGGGTGGGTGGCCTGGCCACCGCCGCCCGGCTGGCCACCACCGGGCACGAGGTCACCGTCCTTGAGCAGGGCGACACGGTGGGTGGCAAGCTTGGCCGGTACGTACACGACACGCCCGCCGGGCCCTTCCACTTCGACACCGGCCCCAGCCTGCTGACCCTGCCCCAGGTGTTCCACGACCTCTTCGAGGCCACCGGGGCGAAACTCGACGAATACCTGGACCCGGTCCCGCTCGACCCGATCGTGCGACACGTCTTCGCCCGGGGCGGGCCGACGGTGGACTCGTGCGCCGACCCCGACGAGTTCGCGACCCGGGTCGGCGCGGCCTTCGGTGAACGGGCCGCCGCCGAGTGGCGACGCCTCTGGCGACGCGCCGAGCGGGTCTGGAGGGCCTCGGAACGCGACGTCCTGCGCCGCCGGGTCGACTCTCCCCGGGACCTGGCGGTGCTGGCCTGGCGGCTGGGTGACCTGGCCGCCATCGGGCCGGGTCGCACGCTACGTGGGCTGGGCCGCGCCCACCTGTCCGACCCCCGGCTGCGAATGCTGCTCGACCGGTACGCCACGTACGCCGGCACCGACCCACGCCGGGCGCCGGCGGCCCTTGTCGCCGTCCCGTACGCGGAGCTGACCTTCGGTGGGTGGTATCTGCGGGGCGGCCTGGCCTCCCTCGCCGATGCCCTGCTGACCCGCTGCCTGGATCTCGGGGTGGTGGTACGGACCGGTGTGCGGGTCACCCGGATCGACGCGACGGGCGGGCGGGTGCATGGTGTACGCCTCGCCGACGCGACCGCCCCCGTGCCGGCCGACGTGGTGGTGTCCAACGTCGACGCGCTCACCCTCTACCGGGACCTGCTACCCACACCGCGACGGCTGGCCACGCTGACCGACCGCAGCCTGGCCGGCTTCGTGCTGCTGCTCGGCGTACGTGGGGATTCCGGGCTGGCCCACCACAACGTCTTCTTCCCCGACGCCTACGACGCCGAGTTCGACGCGGTCTTCGGGGCACCCGGACGGGGGATCCGGGCACGTCCGGCCCCGGACCCGACGGTCTTCGTCACCGTAGCCGCCGACGAGACGGTCCGTCCGGCCGGACACGAGGCGTGGTTCGTGCTGGTCAACGCCGCGCGACAGGGCACCGCCGCCGGTGCCGTCGACTGGCGGCGCCCCGGCCTCGCCGAGGCGTACGCGGACCGGATCCTGGACGTGCTGGCCGCGCGAGGGGTGGACGTACGGGACCGACTGCTGTTTCGGGAGGTCCGCACGCCGGCCGACCTGGAGGCCACCGCGGACACGCCGGGCGGAGCGATCTACGGCACCGCGGGCGGCCTGCTCCGCCCGCCCAACCGGGGGCCGGCCCGTGGGCTGTGGCTGGTCGGCGGCTCCTGCCATCCGGGCGGTGGCCTGCCGATGGTCGCCCTCTCCGCCCAGATCGTCGCCGACTCCATTGGTCCGGCCTGGTAG
- a CDS encoding glycosyltransferase, translated as MILLLMVLAGVAALTAHTLVNAGRWLRRPTGTPAEVTEPVAVLLPLRDEATRVTPCLRALLAQRGVPELRIVVLDDGSTDGTREVVHAVVGDDPRVTLLDGGAPPPGWLGKPHACWQLATRADPAATVLVFVDADVVLAPHAVAAAVGELRAARVALLSPYPRILVTTVADRLVQPLLQWLWLTFLPLRAMERSARPSLAAAGGQFLVVDRIGYTAAGGHAAVADRILEDVELARAVKRSGGQIALADGSRLATCQMYDDWPQLRDGYSKSLWASFGRPTAAATAVAVLLLLYTAPPLVAVVTWASGAPGTATVAAGTYLLGVAGRVVSARATGGRWWPDALGHPASVAVLGWLTLRSYHLRKQRRLSWRGRPVV; from the coding sequence ATGATCCTGTTGCTGATGGTGCTGGCCGGCGTGGCCGCGCTGACCGCGCACACCCTGGTCAACGCCGGTCGTTGGCTGCGCCGCCCGACTGGGACGCCAGCCGAGGTGACCGAGCCGGTGGCGGTGCTGCTGCCGCTGCGCGACGAGGCCACCCGGGTAACCCCGTGCCTACGCGCGCTGCTGGCTCAGCGTGGTGTGCCGGAGCTACGGATCGTGGTGCTCGACGACGGGTCGACCGACGGCACCCGCGAGGTCGTCCACGCGGTCGTCGGGGACGACCCACGCGTCACCCTGCTCGACGGGGGCGCCCCACCCCCCGGCTGGCTGGGCAAACCACACGCCTGCTGGCAGCTCGCCACCCGGGCCGACCCAGCCGCCACCGTACTGGTCTTCGTGGACGCCGACGTCGTGCTCGCCCCACACGCCGTGGCCGCGGCCGTCGGCGAACTGCGCGCCGCGCGGGTGGCACTGCTGTCGCCGTACCCCCGAATCCTGGTCACGACGGTGGCCGACCGGCTGGTCCAGCCGCTGTTGCAGTGGTTGTGGCTGACGTTCCTGCCGCTGCGCGCGATGGAACGGTCGGCCCGACCGTCTCTGGCCGCGGCCGGTGGGCAGTTCCTGGTCGTGGACCGGATCGGTTACACCGCCGCGGGCGGGCACGCGGCGGTGGCCGACCGGATCCTGGAGGACGTCGAACTGGCCCGGGCGGTCAAACGGTCCGGCGGCCAGATAGCTCTCGCCGACGGCTCACGGCTGGCCACCTGCCAGATGTACGACGACTGGCCGCAGTTGCGGGACGGCTACTCGAAGTCGCTGTGGGCCTCGTTTGGCCGTCCTACAGCGGCCGCCACGGCGGTAGCGGTACTCCTGCTGCTCTACACCGCCCCACCGCTGGTCGCTGTGGTCACGTGGGCCAGTGGTGCACCGGGGACGGCCACCGTCGCCGCCGGGACGTACCTGCTCGGGGTCGCCGGACGGGTGGTCAGCGCCCGAGCGACCGGCGGCCGGTGGTGGCCCGACGCGTTGGGCCACCCCGCGTCGGTCGCGGTCCTCGGTTGGCTGACCCTGCGGTCGTACCATCTGCGGAAGCAACGGCGCCTGAGCTGGCGGGGCCGTCCGGTCGTCTAG
- a CDS encoding carotenoid biosynthesis protein has product MIRPTAPGHTPRTTWALLAVLMLVQICYPLTAGQTRARLTVATVLLGYLLSTGHALLTRGPRAAAALIVTATGGGFAIEALGVATGFPFGSYDYSEQLGPKLAGVPLIIPLAWTWMAWPAWLAAVRLTRGGSAGGAGRAIQRIALAAIGLAAWDLFLDPQMVAEGHWAWRDTTPALPGLPGIPINNYLGWLLFAVLVMIALRPLAGTAVTTTDSRDAPMLALYLWTYFSSVLAHAVFLDLPASAGWGSAVMGLTAVPLAVTLLPGRRRSAPESRRPRAGTSA; this is encoded by the coding sequence ATGATCCGGCCCACCGCGCCGGGGCACACCCCCCGGACCACCTGGGCGCTGTTGGCCGTGCTGATGCTGGTGCAGATCTGCTACCCCCTGACCGCCGGGCAGACCCGGGCCCGGCTCACCGTCGCCACGGTCCTGCTCGGCTACCTGCTCTCGACCGGCCACGCGCTCCTCACCCGCGGTCCCCGGGCAGCGGCGGCGTTGATCGTCACGGCCACCGGCGGCGGCTTCGCCATCGAGGCGCTCGGGGTGGCCACCGGGTTCCCGTTCGGCAGCTACGACTACTCGGAGCAGCTCGGGCCGAAGCTGGCTGGCGTACCGCTGATCATCCCACTCGCCTGGACCTGGATGGCCTGGCCCGCCTGGCTGGCCGCGGTTCGCCTCACCCGCGGCGGGTCGGCCGGAGGCGCCGGGCGGGCTATCCAGCGAATCGCGCTGGCGGCGATCGGGCTGGCCGCCTGGGACCTCTTCCTCGACCCGCAGATGGTCGCCGAGGGGCACTGGGCCTGGCGGGACACCACCCCCGCGTTGCCCGGCCTGCCCGGCATTCCGATCAACAACTACCTGGGCTGGCTGCTCTTCGCGGTACTGGTGATGATCGCCCTGCGTCCACTGGCCGGCACCGCCGTGACCACCACCGACAGTCGCGACGCTCCGATGCTCGCGCTCTACCTGTGGACATACTTCTCCAGCGTGCTGGCCCACGCCGTCTTCCTCGACCTGCCCGCCTCAGCCGGATGGGGCTCGGCGGTCATGGGGCTGACCGCCGTGCCGCTGGCAGTGACACTGCTACCCGGACGCCGCCGGTCGGCACCGGAGAGCCGGCGTCCCCGCGCCGGTACGTCGGCATGA
- a CDS encoding GNAT family N-acetyltransferase gives MRLVRWTPDDLVRRLDDVVAVYGEAMGYRADLLRARRGYIATHVRRPGFRAVASLTSEGHLAGFGYGYRGTPGQWWHDQVGRTLEPATRQRWLADCFEVVELHVRPPAQGHGLGAGQLRALLGIAEGATTLLSTPEADEQHSRAWRLYRRFGFVDVLRDFRFPGDERPFGVLGRDLPLLPPATAGRAPA, from the coding sequence ATGAGGCTGGTGCGGTGGACACCGGACGACCTCGTCCGACGGCTGGATGATGTGGTGGCCGTCTACGGCGAGGCGATGGGATACCGCGCCGACCTGCTCAGGGCACGGCGCGGCTACATCGCCACCCACGTCCGTCGGCCCGGCTTTCGCGCCGTCGCCAGCCTCACCTCCGAAGGCCACCTGGCCGGATTCGGCTACGGCTACCGCGGGACACCCGGCCAGTGGTGGCACGACCAGGTGGGGCGGACGTTGGAGCCGGCCACCCGGCAACGCTGGCTGGCCGACTGCTTCGAGGTGGTCGAACTGCACGTCCGACCACCCGCGCAGGGGCACGGGCTGGGCGCCGGCCAACTGCGCGCCCTGCTCGGGATAGCGGAGGGGGCCACCACCCTGCTGTCCACCCCGGAGGCGGACGAGCAGCACTCCCGGGCCTGGCGGCTGTACCGGCGCTTCGGCTTCGTCGACGTCCTGCGTGACTTCCGCTTCCCGGGCGACGAACGCCCGTTCGGGGTGCTCGGCCGGGACCTTCCACTCCTCCCACCCGCCACCGCCGGGAGGGCCCCGGCATGA
- a CDS encoding YbaK/EbsC family protein has protein sequence MQPHPNVRAAQETLDGAGALDGSGAPSVIRLLPDAVHTAAAAAAALDVEVGQIANSLVFEADGVPLLVLTSGAHRVDTTGLAASIGVARLRRATPEFVREHTGQVIGGVAPIGHPRQLRTLVDTTLDKFDEIWAAGGVPRAVFPTTYPELLRITGGTPAEVV, from the coding sequence ATGCAGCCACACCCAAACGTACGGGCGGCGCAGGAGACGCTGGACGGCGCCGGCGCACTCGACGGCTCCGGCGCGCCCAGCGTCATCCGCCTGCTACCCGACGCGGTCCACACCGCCGCGGCAGCCGCCGCCGCGCTCGACGTCGAGGTCGGACAGATCGCCAACTCCCTGGTCTTTGAGGCGGATGGCGTGCCGCTGCTGGTGCTGACCTCCGGGGCACACCGGGTGGACACCACCGGCCTCGCCGCGTCGATCGGCGTCGCCCGACTCCGGCGGGCCACCCCCGAGTTCGTCCGCGAACACACCGGACAGGTCATCGGCGGAGTCGCCCCGATCGGCCACCCCCGGCAGCTGCGCACCCTGGTGGACACCACCCTCGACAAGTTCGACGAGATCTGGGCCGCCGGTGGCGTGCCCCGGGCGGTCTTTCCCACCACCTATCCGGAACTGCTGCGGATTACCGGCGGCACACCAGCCGAAGTGGTGTGA
- a CDS encoding SAV_6107 family HEPN domain-containing protein, producing MPTKPAQAPTVPAHVLPHRTPAQLLVVARRGLAEAAGTRPDGLRYAAAHLAALRAAAALLAARARPAPTRRAGVTSVWVLLSGVAPELDEWARFFAMAAGKRAAAEAGIPRVVTARESDDLLRAAEEFVLVVEAALGMVREPVLGDVAA from the coding sequence ATGCCGACCAAGCCGGCTCAGGCGCCGACGGTGCCGGCCCACGTGCTGCCGCATCGCACCCCCGCCCAACTTCTCGTGGTGGCTCGCCGGGGACTGGCCGAAGCTGCCGGTACCCGTCCCGACGGTCTTCGCTACGCGGCGGCCCACCTGGCCGCCCTGCGAGCCGCCGCGGCGTTGCTCGCTGCCCGCGCTCGCCCCGCGCCGACCCGGCGTGCCGGGGTCACCAGCGTTTGGGTCCTGCTCTCCGGTGTCGCCCCCGAGCTCGACGAGTGGGCCCGGTTCTTCGCCATGGCTGCCGGCAAGCGCGCTGCTGCCGAGGCTGGTATCCCACGTGTCGTCACCGCCCGGGAGTCCGACGATCTGCTGCGCGCCGCCGAGGAGTTCGTGCTGGTGGTGGAGGCCGCGCTTGGGATGGTGCGTGAACCGGTCCTCGGTGATGTGGCGGCCTGA
- a CDS encoding DNA polymerase Y family protein — protein sequence MTAVRTLVLWCPDWPVSAAELVDGVAATDPVAVLHANRVVACSEQARAKGVRRGLRRREAQSRCPQLTVVAHDPARDTRAFEPVVAAVEELVAGVAVVRPGVCAMPARGPARHLGGEEAAAERIIEQVAQACAVESQVGIADGAFAAGLAARTGQAVPPGGTPRFLADQPVEALGRPALADLLRRLGVRTLGDFAALPSGDVLARFGADGALAHRLAAGRDHRPLAVRQPPADLTVTVDQDEPLDRVDAAAFVARALAERLHDRLTAYGLACTRLGIEAVTAHGQELHRTWRHDGLLTAAAIADRTRWQLDGWLSGGRSGTESARPTAGIVRLRLVPDGVVASGALQPGLWGEAGEERDRAHRALSRIQGVLGPEAVVTAVLGGGRSPADQVRLVPWGDERRSARPGPPAPVRSPSRSGEPPWPGRLPPPSPAVVLPEPLAAAVRDAVEEPVVVSARLAVSAAPAWLTVADGRPVAITGWTGPWPVDERWWAPAEAQRRARFQVCLADGAALLLAVEGGRWLVEASYD from the coding sequence ATGACCGCGGTCCGCACGCTGGTGCTCTGGTGTCCGGACTGGCCGGTGAGCGCCGCGGAACTGGTTGACGGGGTGGCGGCCACCGACCCGGTCGCGGTGCTTCATGCCAACCGGGTGGTTGCCTGCTCCGAGCAGGCCCGGGCCAAGGGGGTACGCCGGGGGCTACGCCGGCGGGAGGCACAGAGTCGATGTCCCCAGCTCACCGTCGTCGCTCACGACCCCGCCCGAGACACCCGCGCGTTCGAGCCGGTGGTGGCCGCGGTCGAGGAGTTGGTGGCCGGTGTGGCGGTGGTCCGCCCTGGGGTGTGCGCGATGCCGGCCCGCGGTCCGGCCCGCCACCTCGGCGGTGAGGAGGCAGCGGCGGAGCGGATCATCGAGCAGGTCGCCCAGGCATGTGCGGTGGAGAGCCAGGTCGGCATCGCCGACGGGGCGTTCGCCGCCGGGCTGGCCGCTCGCACCGGCCAGGCGGTCCCACCCGGCGGGACGCCGCGGTTCCTCGCCGACCAGCCGGTCGAGGCGCTTGGGCGCCCGGCCCTGGCTGACCTGCTGCGCCGGCTCGGCGTGCGAACCCTCGGCGACTTCGCCGCACTGCCCTCCGGCGACGTGCTGGCTCGATTCGGTGCCGACGGTGCGCTGGCGCACCGGCTGGCTGCGGGCCGGGACCACCGCCCGCTCGCGGTTCGGCAGCCCCCAGCGGACCTGACAGTCACCGTTGACCAGGACGAACCGCTCGACCGGGTCGACGCGGCGGCCTTCGTCGCCCGCGCGCTGGCCGAGCGGCTACATGACCGCCTCACCGCGTACGGGCTGGCCTGCACCCGCCTTGGCATCGAGGCGGTGACCGCGCACGGCCAGGAACTGCACCGGACCTGGCGGCACGACGGCCTGCTCACCGCCGCTGCCATCGCCGACCGGACGCGGTGGCAGCTCGACGGGTGGCTCTCCGGGGGCCGGTCGGGTACCGAGTCGGCGCGGCCGACTGCCGGCATCGTCCGGCTGCGGCTGGTGCCCGACGGGGTGGTCGCGTCGGGTGCCCTACAGCCCGGCCTGTGGGGAGAGGCCGGGGAGGAGCGGGACCGGGCCCACCGGGCGCTGAGCCGGATCCAGGGCGTCCTCGGCCCGGAGGCGGTGGTCACCGCGGTGCTCGGCGGCGGGCGTTCCCCCGCCGACCAGGTGCGCCTGGTGCCGTGGGGCGACGAACGCCGGTCGGCCCGCCCTGGTCCCCCCGCGCCGGTACGATCGCCGAGCCGGTCGGGGGAGCCACCGTGGCCGGGCCGGCTTCCACCACCGTCGCCGGCAGTGGTGCTCCCCGAGCCACTGGCCGCGGCTGTGCGCGACGCCGTCGAGGAACCCGTCGTGGTCAGCGCACGCCTGGCGGTGAGCGCGGCACCAGCGTGGCTTACCGTCGCGGACGGCCGGCCTGTGGCGATCACCGGATGGACTGGTCCGTGGCCGGTCGACGAGCGTTGGTGGGCGCCGGCGGAGGCCCAGCGGCGGGCCCGGTTCCAGGTCTGCCTCGCCGATGGTGCCGCCCTGCTGCTCGCCGTCGAGGGTGGCCGGTGGCTGGTGGAGGCGAGTTATGACTGA